Within Microbacterium proteolyticum, the genomic segment CCGCGCAAGGACCAGTACCGCTCGTTCGGCGTCGCCGAGACCACCGACGACACCGACTCGATGTACCAGGTGCTCACGCGCCGGCTGGCCTACCTCGACAGGCCCGAGGACGACGAACGCGAGACCCTGGGCGGCGCGATCGTCGCGGATGCCGAGAGCCCGGAGGCGACGGCCGACGGCGAGGTCGTGACCACGCGCAAGCGCCCGCGTTTCGCCTACCGCCCGCAGCTGCTCGTCGTCGACGGCGGTCAGCCGCAGGTCGCGGCCGCCGCGCGCGCACTGGCGGATGCCGGTCATGAGGAGATCGCCCTGTGCGGCATCGCCAAGCGGCTCGAGGAGGTGTGGCTGCCGGGAGAGGACTACCCGGTCATCCTTCCGCGCACGTCGGAGGCGCTGTACCTGCTGCAGCGGCTCCGCGACGAAGCCCACCGGTTCGCGATCACGCATCAGCGCAAGCGGCGCAAGCGCGACATCTCGAGCGTGCTGTCGGAGGTTCCGGGGCTGGGAGATGCCCGCATCAAGGCTCTGCTCCGGCACTTCGGTTCGGTGACGGCGCTGAAGAACGCCTCGCCCGACGAGATCATGGAGCTGCCCGGCATCGGTCCGACCCTGGCCGAGGCCATTCACACCCGCTTGGCTCGGTAGGCTGGAACCCCGACGAAAGGGCGAATCATGCAGGCGGCACGGGGTGCGCCCGGCGAGGTGCTCATCGTCACCGGGATGTCGGGGGCCGGTCGTTCCACGGTCGCCAACGCCCTGGAGGATCTCGACTGGTACGTCGTCGACAATCTCCCGCCGCGGATGCTGCGTCCGCTCCTCGATCTCACCGAGCGCGCGGGCGGAGCGGTGCCGAAGGTGGCGGTCGTCGTGGACGTCCGGGGGCGTTCGCTGTTCGGCGACCTGCCCGAGGCCATGCGCTCGCTGCAGGCCGACGGGCAGGTCCGCGTGGTCTTCCTGGATGCCTCCGACGCGGTGCTCGTACGCCGGTTCGAGGCCGTGCGGCGTCCGCACCCGCTGCAGGCGGACGGCACGATCCTCGACGGCATCCGTCGCGAGCGCGAGCGGTTGACCCCGTTGCGCGAAGCGGCCGACGTCGTGATCGACACCTCGACGTACAACGTGCATCAGCTCTCGATCCGGACGGTCGAGCTGTTCGGTGAAGAGGGGGCCGCCCGCCACACCGTGACACTGATGAGCTTCGGCTTCAAATACGGACTGCCCACCGATGTCGACCTCGTCGCCGACATGCGGTTCCTCCCGAACCCGTTCTGGAACGAGGAGCTGCGGCCGCTGACCGGCGAGGATCCGTCCGTGCGGGAATACGTGCTCGGCCAGGAGGGCGCGCGGGAGTTCCTCGACGCCTACGCGGCGGCGCTGCGGCCCGTCCTCGCGGGGTACGAGCGCGAGAACAAGCGGCATTCGGTCGTCGCGGTCGGCTGCACCGGCGGCAAGCACCGCTCGGTCGTGATGGCCCGCGAACTGGCCGCGCGCCTCGGCGAGCTGCCCGGCGTCGCGGTCCGTGTGACTCACCGCGACCTCGGCCGCGAGTAGGCTGTACCCTCGTCCCCGCCGCTTCGATAGCCTCACCCCGTGCTGTCCTGAGCGTTGCCCCATCGTCCTGAACCGAGGAGAACCGTGCCGCTGACCGCCGACGTGAAGGCCGAGCTGATCACCGTACGCGACCCGCGTCCGACGGCGCGCGTCGCCGAGCTCACGGCGATCCTGCGCTTCTCGGGTGGCCTGCACTCGATCGCGAACCGCGTGG encodes:
- the rapZ gene encoding RNase adapter RapZ, which produces MQAARGAPGEVLIVTGMSGAGRSTVANALEDLDWYVVDNLPPRMLRPLLDLTERAGGAVPKVAVVVDVRGRSLFGDLPEAMRSLQADGQVRVVFLDASDAVLVRRFEAVRRPHPLQADGTILDGIRRERERLTPLREAADVVIDTSTYNVHQLSIRTVELFGEEGAARHTVTLMSFGFKYGLPTDVDLVADMRFLPNPFWNEELRPLTGEDPSVREYVLGQEGAREFLDAYAAALRPVLAGYERENKRHSVVAVGCTGGKHRSVVMARELAARLGELPGVAVRVTHRDLGRE